The Syntrophorhabdales bacterium genome segment CATGAAAAAGGAGTTGCTATTCTCCTGGTCGAGCAGAATGTGAACCAGACCCTGACGATCACAGAAAGGACCTATGTGCTGGAACACGGCAGAATCGTGCTTCAGGGTCGGAGCGCAGACTTACTCACCACGGACCATATACGGAAATCGTATCTGGCGATATGAATAGAACAACTGAATGGTTGAGTTTGTTGAGCAGTCGATTTGTAAACCTGTAAACATGGAAACTGAGGCGTGAAAACTCTCAAGTTCACACTCAATGGAAAAGCAGTCAGGGCCGAAGTGGAAGACCACGAGCTGTTGCTCGCCACACTGCGGGAGCGCTTTTCCCTCACCAGCGTGAAAGAGGGCTGCTCAATAGGCGAGTGTGGTGTCTGTACGGTGCTCATCGACAACGAGCCCTGTTACTCCTGCTTGACGCTATCAAGTAAAGTGGATGGCCGCGATGTGAAGACCATAGAGTTCCTTGGGGACGAACAGATGCTCCATCCGCTTCAGGAAACCTTCATTACCCACGGTGCGGTCCAGTGCGGTTTCTGCACACCGGCGATGCTGCTTGTCGGCTACAGTCTGCTGTTGAGGAAAGAGGATCCGAGTATGGAGGAGATCCGGGAGGCCATGAGCGGCACGTTATGCCGCTGCACAGGATACACCCAGATCGTCGAGGCGATAAAAGATGCTGCCCCGTTTCTTGAGCATTCTGCCAAAAAGTAAGCAGGAAGCGCTCGTCACTCTCGCGGATACTGATGGCGCGGCAGTAGTCGCGGGCGGGACCGACCTCATGGTTCGGATGAAGAAGGGCGAATCACACAAGTACCTAATCGACATTTCAGGATTAAAAGAACTATGGGGCGCAAACATCCTTGACGGTCGCATCAACATAGGGTCCGTTACTTCTTTTCGGGCGCTCAGCATGGACCCTCTCGTCTCTACTTTGGCGCCAGCGCTCTCCCAGGCTGCATCGTGGATCGGCTCTCCGCAGATCCGTAGCATGGCCACCATTGGTGGCAATATTGTGAATGCTTCGCCAGCTGCCGACACAATCCCGCCCTTGCTCGTACACGATGCCAGGGTCGTGCTGGAGTCGCGCGATCAAGTACGTGCGGAGCGGCTGGAGGATTTCATCACCGGACCTTACAAGACGGCCATCTCTTCGAAGGAGATACTCTCTGCTCTGCGCATTGAGCAATTGGACGGCTACACGGAGGGCTACAGGCGCATTGCCAAACGGGCGGCCTGGGCAATATCGCGTCTCGGTGTTGCGTGGGCTATATCGGAAAGCGATAACACCTTTACTGATGTCCGGCTCGCGATAGGCAGTTGCACGCCCGCGCCATTCAGAGCAAGGAACGTTGAACTATTCCTCATCGGCAAGAAGCGAGAGGCTCCGGTCATCAGGGAAGCAGTATCCCTCTGCCTTTCAGAAATTCGCCGTATCAGCGGAGAACGGCCCTCCTTCGCCTATAAGCTGCCTGTTGTCCGCGATCTTCTTGGCTTACTGTTGGGAGGCAGATGAGATGTTTGTAGGCAGGGGCCTGACCAAAGTAGATGCTGCTGTGAAGGTCGCAGGTAAAGCCGCATTCTCGTACGATCTGAAATCCGATGAGATGCTCTTCGCTTGCGTTTTCAGGAGCGAGCGCCCTCACGCCCGGATAGAACGCATCGACACACAGGCAGCGCTGGAGTTGCCTGGCGTGCTCCGCATTCTCAGCGCTTCTGACATTCCCGGCCAGAATGCCTACGGCGCCATACGGAAGGATCAACCCTTTCTGGCGGACGGGATTGTCCGCTTTGTCGGAGAGCCCATCCTGCTGGTGATAGCTCAAAATGAGGAGATCGCCCGGCGCGCCGCCGGACTCATCAAAGTGGAGTACAGGGAGATTCAGGCCATAC includes the following:
- a CDS encoding (2Fe-2S)-binding protein — protein: MKTLKFTLNGKAVRAEVEDHELLLATLRERFSLTSVKEGCSIGECGVCTVLIDNEPCYSCLTLSSKVDGRDVKTIEFLGDEQMLHPLQETFITHGAVQCGFCTPAMLLVGYSLLLRKEDPSMEEIREAMSGTLCRCTGYTQIVEAIKDAAPFLEHSAKK
- a CDS encoding FAD binding domain-containing protein; translated protein: MLPRFLSILPKSKQEALVTLADTDGAAVVAGGTDLMVRMKKGESHKYLIDISGLKELWGANILDGRINIGSVTSFRALSMDPLVSTLAPALSQAASWIGSPQIRSMATIGGNIVNASPAADTIPPLLVHDARVVLESRDQVRAERLEDFITGPYKTAISSKEILSALRIEQLDGYTEGYRRIAKRAAWAISRLGVAWAISESDNTFTDVRLAIGSCTPAPFRARNVELFLIGKKREAPVIREAVSLCLSEIRRISGERPSFAYKLPVVRDLLGLLLGGR